Within Acinetobacter sp. LoGeW2-3, the genomic segment CCAGTGCAACATCGGCCTTACCCATACGGTCAATTTCATTATCACCCGGCAACGTGAGTGCCATCAGTTCATCACGAAGATCATGATCAAAAGGCAAGGTGAGGGTGGCATGAAGCTGAAGTGGATCAAAAGAAGCAGCAACAATATCGACACCATCCATGCTTGTGCCGGTCATTACCCCAATATAGATCGCTGTCATGGTTATTCTTAAGCCTGCAATGTGCTGAAAAAGTGTTAGTATATCGCACAAATTGAATAACTGATGTATTTGGGTTTTGTGATGTCAAATTTCCTGCCGGCTGAAGAACAACTTGCCCTCATCCAACGAGGCACACACGAAATTATTTCTGAAGAAGATCTTCTGAAGAAATTAAAGCAGAATCGTCCGCTAAAAATTAAAGCGGGTTTTGACCCAACTGCACCTGATTTGCACTTAGGTCATACTGTACTGATCAATAAACTCAAAGTGTTCCAGGACCTGGGTCACGAAGTTTTCTTCCTGATTGGTGACTATACTGCAATGATCGGTGACCCAACCGGCAAGAGCGCAACACGTCCACCATTATCACGTGAACAAGTTTTAGAAAACGCAAAAACTTATCAAGAACAAGTATTTAAAATTCTTGATCCAAATAAAACCAAGGTTGTATTCAACTCTGAATGGTTTGGCAAAAAAACTGCAGCAGATTTGATCCAGTTAGCATCTCAGCAAACTGTAGCGCGTATGTTAGAGCGTGATGATTTCACCAAGCGTTATAACAACCAGCAACCGATTGCGATTCATGAATTCCTGTATCCGTTGGTACAAGGTTATGACTCAGTGGCACTTGAAGCAGACGTAGAGCTGGGTGGTACAGACCAAACCTTTAACCTGTTAATGGGTCGTACCCTTCAAGGTCGTTATGATCAAGAAGCGCAAG encodes:
- the tyrS gene encoding tyrosine--tRNA ligase — its product is MYLGFVMSNFLPAEEQLALIQRGTHEIISEEDLLKKLKQNRPLKIKAGFDPTAPDLHLGHTVLINKLKVFQDLGHEVFFLIGDYTAMIGDPTGKSATRPPLSREQVLENAKTYQEQVFKILDPNKTKVVFNSEWFGKKTAADLIQLASQQTVARMLERDDFTKRYNNQQPIAIHEFLYPLVQGYDSVALEADVELGGTDQTFNLLMGRTLQGRYDQEAQVCITVPILEGLDGVNKMSKSLGNYIGVFDAPGAMYQKVLSMPDSLIERYFDLLSFKSVEEIQVLLKEIEEGRNPQEVKRILALELVERFHGAEAAAHAHKGAGNIITEGELPEGTPEVTISLGEFGGEIFITSILREAGLTKNSAQAKDALGRGAVKVDWKLVDATFSVKENVTLIVQASKKAIAKVTFVD